The genomic interval ATTTCTAATTTTAAATTAAATAATTAATCATTCATTCAAAGTTCATAATTCTAAATTAGTAATTCAACACAATGGATATAAAACAAATCAATCAATTTTTAGAAGAAAACAAATTACCAAAATTTCGTCTTAAACAAATCTTAAAAGCAGTATGTACTGATAGTGTTTCTAGTTTTTCAGAAATCTCAACGCTCCCTAAGGATTTAAGAGAAAAAATGGACAAGGAAATCGACATTCTTTCTTTTGAACCAGAAGAAATTCAATCAGACAAAAAAGATGGTTCCCAAAAAGTTCTCCTAAAACTTTCTGATGGTAATTTTATTGAAACTGTTCTAATGCCTGGCGTCAATGAAAACCACTGGACTGCTTGTATTTCATCACAAGTTGGCTGTGCTATGGGTTGTTCATTTTGTGCAACTGGAACAATGGGCTTCAAAAGAAACCTAAACTATGAAGAAATTATCGATCAAGTTTTATTTTGGAAACAATATTTATCTAAAAACAAACCAGAAGATACTCTCGCTAACATTGTTTATATGGGGATGGGCGAACCTTTTATGAATTGGGATGAAGTTTCAAAATCAATTCATAAGCTACTCGACGAAAGTCTTTTCAATTTTTCTGCTAGACATATTTCAGTTTCAACTTCTGGCATCGCCGATAAAATAAAAAGATTTGCAAAAGAATTCCCACAACTAAATCTAGCTGTCTCCTTAATATTCCCAAACAATGAAATTCGCTCAGAACACATGCCAGTTAACAAAAAGTTTGATTTGCGAGAATTAGCTCAAGCCATTAATTATTATTTAATGATAACGAATAGAAAAATATTTCTTGAGTATGTTTTGTTTGAAGGTGTAAACGATGAAGAATCACACGCTCAAGAACTTGCTGCTTTTATAAAACACATTGAGAAAAAGCAATTAGTTCATATAAATTTGATTCGATACAATACTACTGACGCTAAATTCAAATCATCAACTAGAGAAAAAACTATTGCTTTTCAAAAATACTTATCTAAATATAAAATTTTCTCAACTGTTAGAAAAAGTATCGGAGGAGAAATAAACGCAGCCTGTGGGCAGTTGGCTGGGAAGATTGTTGACAACCCTAAGAATAAAAGTTAGATTGCAATATTGATTTAAATAATTTTTATGAAAAAATTAGCTACAATTTATATTCTATTGCCAGTATTAATAATAATGCTCTTTTCTGGATGTTTGAAAAAGGAACTGGTTGATATCCCAGAACCAATATCCCCAATAATTGATGAGGTTGTAATTTCAACAAGCACTGAAGAAAATATTCCAGTGTGGCCAGAACAGATTTACACCGAAGAAGACTATATTGGTTGGAAAACATATGTTAATGAAAAGTTAGGTTATAGTATTAAATATCCTGCAGATTGGACAATCAATGCTTGTGATGAGGGGTGTACTTCGAAAGAGGTGATTATTAATCCCCCTGATGCAGAGATGTTTATTAGCTATATAGGTATTGGACTAGCCGGGAGAAGTATAGAAGAAATAAAAAATAGTTATCAGAATCCAAATTATTGGGAGGGGAAAATTTATAAAGACAAGAAAATAATATTTGCCAACAGAGGATCTTTATTATTATATGATGGACCTCATAAAAATAATTCTGGGATAGCCATAAAAAATAATTCTATAGTATACAATATTAATATAGGGAAAGATAATAATAAAAAAGTCTTACAGGCATTGGCTAGCTTTAAATTTATTGATTAAAATAATTTTTATGAAAAAATTAGCTATAATTTATATTCTATTGCCAGTTTTATTAATAATGCTCTTTCCTGGGTGCCTAAAAAAAGAAGTTATTGATGTCCCAGAACCAATATCCCCAATAATTGATGAGGTTGTAATTTCAACAAGCACTGAAGAAAATATGCCTGTTTGGCCAGAACAGATTTACACCGAAGAAGACTATGCTGGTTGGAAAACATATGTTAATGAAAAGCTAGGTTACAAAATACAATATCCTGCAGATTGGACAATTAATTCTTGTGATGAGGGGTGCACTTCGAAAGAAGTAATTATTAATCCTCCTGATGCGGAAATGT from Patescibacteria group bacterium carries:
- the rlmN gene encoding 23S rRNA (adenine(2503)-C(2))-methyltransferase RlmN, with product MDIKQINQFLEENKLPKFRLKQILKAVCTDSVSSFSEISTLPKDLREKMDKEIDILSFEPEEIQSDKKDGSQKVLLKLSDGNFIETVLMPGVNENHWTACISSQVGCAMGCSFCATGTMGFKRNLNYEEIIDQVLFWKQYLSKNKPEDTLANIVYMGMGEPFMNWDEVSKSIHKLLDESLFNFSARHISVSTSGIADKIKRFAKEFPQLNLAVSLIFPNNEIRSEHMPVNKKFDLRELAQAINYYLMITNRKIFLEYVLFEGVNDEESHAQELAAFIKHIEKKQLVHINLIRYNTTDAKFKSSTREKTIAFQKYLSKYKIFSTVRKSIGGEINAACGQLAGKIVDNPKNKS